One window from the genome of Grus americana isolate bGruAme1 chromosome 14, bGruAme1.mat, whole genome shotgun sequence encodes:
- the DELE1 gene encoding death ligand signal enhancer, whose protein sequence is MWRLLLGRGLGRCWPPPARPACAAGPAAEPPDGRGPSPERAPGCQDGRPRDGRERGGRQQPLPGLVPRYSVLEAVTWGALGALLLQLVRQISWLRSLPDTRREHRSLWLSSLPSQQTVVTEASASCPSAQLGSCFLQKGNPEVAPENSSSSIPSGQGESQPWAEVGEFQIPESSSLGPVLHSAKGDPAQRGRLEEAAFQLQQIFRIDISIALNILGIESMRAGHYRIAYTCFKLAADRGYSKAQFNVGLCYEHGRGTEKDLEKAAFYYYHAASSCHPMAQYHYARYLLCHRPENEWDRHQKAVTFLEQAAMAGITEAQAYLGVFYMKGLQPQEKRGLKYLLLAAKNGDAQSRYHVGVCYEKGLGVQQNLAEAMRHYRQSAAAGNRNAQQRLRVLEEEVEDVQAKHPFPSGIRASSSSPCFWAIERVPAGLHTTQPRQSALTLPHSRSADELHVMMLGSAGWSHALGNRATPLELQCLEPHHCCS, encoded by the exons ATGTGGCGGCTGCTGCTGGGCCGCGGCCTGGGCCGCTGctggccgccccccgcccgccccgcctgCGCCGCAGGCCCCGCCGCCGAGCCGCCCGACGGccgcggccccagccccgagcg AGCACCCGGCTGTCAGGATGGACGGCCCCGGGATGGccgggagagaggaggaaggcagcagcccctgcccggcctGGTGCCCCGCTACTCCGTGCTGGAGGCAGTCACCTGG ggaGCACTCGGTGCGCTTCTTCTGCAGTTGGTCAGACAGATCTCGTGGCTGAGATCGCTGCCGGACACCAGGAGAGAGCACAGGTCTCTCTGGCTTTCTTCGTTGCCCTCTCAGCAGACAG TGGTGACCGAAGCCTCAGCCAGCTGTCCCAGTGCACAGCTGGGGTCCTGcttcctgcagaaaggaaatCCAGAGGTTGCACCAGAGAATTCATCCTCAAGCATCCCCTCGGGGCAAGGAGAgagccagccctgggcagaaGTGG ggGAGTTCCAAATCCCTGAGAGCTCCAGCTTGGGGCCAGTTCTCCACAGTGCAAAG GGTGACCCAGCTCAGCGAGGGCGTTTAGAGgaagctgctttccagttgcAGCAGATTTTCCGGATTGACATTTCCATTGCGTTGAATATCCTCG GGATTGAAAGTATGAGAGCGGGCCATTACAGGATAGCCTATACCTGCTTCAAACTGGCAGCAGATCGAGGCTACAGCAAAGCCCAGTTCAACGTGGGTCTGTGTTATGAGCATGGCAGAGGCACGGAAAAAGACTTGGAAAAG gcAGCATTTTATTACTACCACGCAGCTAGCAGCTGTCACCCCATGGCACAGTACCACTACGCTAGGTACCTCTTATGCCACAGACCTGAAAATGAGTGGGACAGGCATCAGAAGGCAGTGACTTTCCTGGAGCAAGCAGCAATGGCCGGGATTACAGAG GCACAGGCTTATCTTGGAGTTTTCTACATGAAAGGGCTGCAACCTCAGGAAAAGAGAGGTCTGAAGtacctgctgctggcagcaaagAATGGC GATGCCCAAAGCAGGTATCACGTGGGTGTTTGCTATGAGAAGGGCCTTGGAGTGCAGCAGAACCTGGCAGAAGCGATGAGGCACTACCGACAGTCAGCTGCTGCGGGGAACAGGAATGCTCAGCAGAGACTGCGAGTGTTAGAAGAGGAGGTGGAAG ATGTGCAAGCAAAGCATCCATTCCCTTCTGGAATAAGAGCCTCTTCCTCTAGTCCCTGTTTCTGGGCTATTGAACGTGTGCCTGCAGGCCTCCACACCACCCAGCCACGACAATCTGCCCTCACCCTGCCCCACTCTAGGAGCGCAGATGAACTCCACGTGATGATGCTCGGCAGCGCAGGATGGAGCCATGCCCTCGGAAACAGGGCAACGCCACTGGAACTGCAGTGCTTGGAGCCCCACCACTGCTGTTCTTAG